A portion of the Gimesia chilikensis genome contains these proteins:
- a CDS encoding anti-sigma factor family protein: MSKDITEQELEKLVAYLDGEVSEQEAIEVEQALSNDESTRERVDGLERAWEMLDRLPISKASEEFTDKTLSSIRTVQLEAQAADDQQPSGFGMTKKTRAQLRKAAISAGWIVGLACSIFLGYLITNQWVPDESDPLIRELSFIENLDTYSEVQSLEFLEELTKSGTFDETAQQ; encoded by the coding sequence ATGAGCAAAGACATCACAGAACAGGAACTCGAGAAACTGGTGGCTTACCTCGATGGCGAGGTCAGCGAACAGGAAGCGATCGAAGTCGAGCAGGCGCTCTCGAACGACGAGTCCACGCGTGAACGCGTCGATGGGCTGGAGCGCGCCTGGGAAATGCTGGATCGTCTGCCGATCTCCAAGGCGTCTGAGGAATTCACCGACAAAACCCTCTCGAGCATCCGCACCGTTCAATTGGAAGCCCAGGCCGCTGATGATCAGCAGCCATCCGGATTCGGCATGACGAAAAAGACACGGGCGCAACTCCGCAAAGCCGCGATCTCAGCCGGCTGGATCGTGGGGCTGGCCTGTTCGATTTTCCTGGGATATCTGATTACCAATCAGTGGGTGCCGGATGAATCCGATCCGCTGATCAGGGAGCTCTCGTTTATTGAGAATCTGGACACTTACTCGGAAGTGCAGAGTCTGGAATTCCTGGAAGAACTCACAAAGTCGGGGACCTTCGATGAAACCGCGCAGCAGTAA
- a CDS encoding RNA polymerase sigma factor, with amino-acid sequence MNSPYLRDPDVQLMLRAKAGDEGAFTDLVAAYQDRIVGIFCHLLGNQEAAEDLAQEVFLRIYRSRDKYEPKAKFSTWLFRIANNLASNSRRNKGRRREVALNPQDSGPLGMRPEEQLLMEKSGMMPSRQIGLKETQAVVRQALETLNERQQMAVLLHKFEGMSYADIGAAMKLSEAAVKSLLSRARENLRVQLEKHING; translated from the coding sequence ATGAATTCACCATACTTACGGGACCCTGACGTACAGCTGATGCTGCGCGCCAAGGCCGGCGATGAAGGTGCGTTCACTGATCTGGTAGCAGCATACCAGGACCGCATCGTCGGCATATTTTGCCATTTGCTGGGCAATCAGGAGGCAGCAGAAGATCTGGCGCAGGAAGTGTTTCTGCGGATTTATCGATCACGCGACAAGTATGAGCCGAAGGCGAAATTTTCGACCTGGCTGTTTCGCATCGCCAACAACCTGGCCAGCAACTCCCGCCGCAACAAGGGACGCCGCAGAGAGGTGGCCCTCAATCCCCAGGATTCCGGCCCGCTGGGAATGCGTCCGGAAGAGCAGCTGTTAATGGAAAAATCCGGGATGATGCCCTCGCGCCAGATCGGACTGAAAGAGACCCAGGCGGTGGTCCGCCAGGCACTGGAAACATTGAACGAACGACAACAGATGGCAGTGCTGTTACACAAATTTGAAGGGATGAGTTACGCCGACATCGGGGCCGCGATGAAGCTGTCCGAGGCGGCGGTGAAATCATTACTGTCACGTGCCCGGGAAAACTTACGGGTGCAACTGGAAAAACATATCAACGGTTGA